GCCGACGGATATCCAGGTGAAGCTGCTGCGCGCGATCGAGACGCGTGTTATCCGCCGACTCGGCGGCAGGAAGGAGATCGCGGTGGACATCAGGATCGTCGCGGCGACGAATTGGGATCTGCAGAAGGCGCTGGCGGAGAACGAGCTGCGCGAGGATCTGTACTACCGGCTCGCTGTCGTGGAGGTCCTCCTGCCGCCGCTGCGTGACCGCGCGGGAGACATCAAGCTCCTCGCCAACGAGTTCCTGACGCGGTTCTCCGCTCAGAACGGAAAGAAGATCAGGGGCTTCGACAATCGCGCGTGGGATTGGATCCTCACACACAACTGGCCGGGCAACGTGCGCGAGCTGAAGAACGCCGTCGAGCGCGCGGTGATCATGGCGAAGGGCGAGGTGATCACGGCCGAGGACATCATGCCGCGGCACGTACGCATGAGCGGGGAGTTTTCCGCCGCGATGACGGTTCCGGCTGGCTCGTCGCTCGCGGATACGCGGAAGCAGCTCGTTCTGCGGACGTTCGCATCAACGAGCGGCGACGCCGTGCGGACGGGGAAGATCGTCGGCATCACGCCGGATGAGGTGAAGGCGGAGATCGGGGCACTGCTGCGTTTGAACGGCGGTGGGCACGCGGCCGGTGTGGAGTCGGCGGACAAGGCACGGGCGCCGCGCACGGCGACCCCCGCGCCTGCGAAGGCCAAGGCCAGAAAGCGCTAATCAGAGGGAATCGAGATGTCTGAGCATGACTGGGACGACGAGCCGTACGTGGTAATCGAGAGGAACGAGCCCGGTGTCGGCGCTTTCGTGGCGGGGCTTGCCATCGGAGCCGGACTGGCGCTTCTGTTTGCGCCGCGCAGCGGGGAGGAAACGAGGCGCGACCTGCAGCGCCGCGTGAAGCGCGTGGGCGACCAGGCGCAGGAGTTCGTCTCCGAGGTCACCGATTCAGTCGGCCAGACCTTGCAGGACGCGAAAGAGAGGGTCGGGAACCGCATAGACTCGACGAGACAGGTGGTGGAGCTCAAGCGCCGCCAGGTGAGCAATGCGGTTGATGCGGGTCGCGCGGCGGCGCAGCAGGCGCGGGTTGAACTCGAGCAGCGCATCGCCGAAACGAAGGCTGCGTATAAAGAGAGCTAGTGCCTACAAGGCCGCTCCACATCAGGATCGGCTGGACGCTGCGCGATTACGCCAGGCGCGTCTGGGACAATAGCGGGGAAGACAACATCTTTTTCATGGCGGGGGGAATTGCGTTCAATCTCCTCCTCG
The sequence above is drawn from the Gemmatimonadaceae bacterium genome and encodes:
- a CDS encoding YtxH domain-containing protein — protein: MSEHDWDDEPYVVIERNEPGVGAFVAGLAIGAGLALLFAPRSGEETRRDLQRRVKRVGDQAQEFVSEVTDSVGQTLQDAKERVGNRIDSTRQVVELKRRQVSNAVDAGRAAAQQARVELEQRIAETKAAYKES